A stretch of Sphingobacteriales bacterium DNA encodes these proteins:
- a CDS encoding YjgP/YjgQ family permease: protein MKIIDLYIARKFLVTFIFTIFLFIFIAVVFDFAEKIDDFLATNAPLKKVIFDYYLNFIPYFINLFSPLFIFISAVFFTSRMAYNTEFIALLSAGTNFYRLLKPYLLVAAILTSLSWYLNNFIIPRSNEKLILFEEVYIKKPYYSGRGLIHRQVSPDVFIFLRNYNNFDSSGSRFSLEKFDGVRLKYKLMAQRIKWVESKKKWMVTNYTIRTFNGMKESLKKGDTTFISILMTPKDFGQKNSNMQIMTTPELRNYIREERLRGEELIISLQIERFRRTSMPFATFILVLIAFSISSRRLRGGTGMHLGLGILVAFSYIFFMQFSTVFATRGNVDPLISVWIPNIIFAVLGIVMLRLAPK from the coding sequence ATGAAAATCATTGACCTGTATATTGCCCGAAAGTTTTTGGTAACCTTTATTTTTACCATTTTCCTGTTTATTTTCATAGCGGTGGTTTTTGATTTTGCTGAAAAAATTGATGATTTTCTGGCTACCAATGCTCCTTTGAAGAAAGTGATTTTTGATTACTACCTGAATTTCATCCCTTATTTTATTAACCTTTTCAGTCCTTTGTTCATCTTTATTTCAGCAGTTTTTTTTACTTCGCGCATGGCTTACAATACCGAATTCATTGCCTTGCTGAGTGCCGGAACCAATTTCTACCGTTTGCTGAAACCATATTTGCTCGTAGCAGCTATTCTGACCTCTCTCTCATGGTATCTGAATAATTTTATCATTCCGAGAAGCAACGAAAAGTTGATTTTGTTTGAAGAAGTTTACATTAAAAAGCCATATTATTCCGGAAGGGGATTGATTCACAGGCAGGTAAGTCCCGATGTCTTTATTTTTCTGAGAAACTATAATAATTTTGACAGCAGCGGAAGTCGTTTTTCTCTTGAGAAATTTGATGGTGTCAGATTGAAATACAAATTGATGGCACAACGGATTAAGTGGGTTGAAAGCAAAAAAAAATGGATGGTTACCAACTATACTATCAGAACCTTTAATGGCATGAAAGAAAGCCTTAAAAAAGGGGATACTACCTTTATTTCCATTCTGATGACTCCAAAAGATTTTGGGCAAAAAAATTCCAATATGCAGATAATGACCACTCCTGAGCTGAGGAATTATATCCGTGAAGAGCGATTGAGGGGGGAAGAATTGATTATTTCGCTCCAGATAGAAAGATTCCGGAGAACTTCTATGCCTTTTGCAACCTTTATTCTTGTCCTTATTGCATTTTCCATTTCCTCCAGAAGGCTGAGGGGAGGTACCGGAATGCATCTTGGGCTGGGGATTCTGGTTGCCTTCAGCTATATTTTCTTTATGCAGTTTTCAACGGTTTTTGCCACCAGAGGAAACGTTGATCCCCTGATTTCGGTATGGATTCCCAATATCATCTTTGCCGTACTTGGTATCGTGATGCTGAGATTAGCTCCCAAGTAA
- the tgt gene encoding tRNA guanosine(34) transglycosylase Tgt produces MKFEITARDQDSQARTGFIETTRGKISTPVFMPVGTLGNVKTIHQRELERDIQAEVILGNAYHLYLRPGTETISSAGGLHRFIGWNRHILTDSGGYQIYSLALNRKISDDGVKFQSHIDGSKHFISPEKAVEIQRMIGADFIMAFDECTSWPADVFVAEKSMKLTHQWLDRCLKAFDDTIPLYGHTQYLLPIVQGSTYPELRRESAQYISEKNCMANAIGGLSVGEPAELRNEMTELVCSILPEYRPRYLMGVGKPEDILDAVSLGVDMFDCVIPTRNARHGILYTMEGVINIKNEKWKHDFTPVNQPALSFIDEYYSKSYIRHLFISGEILALQIASLSNLVFYFRLMEEIRQHIQAGNFSSWSKEMKEKLSRRL; encoded by the coding sequence ATGAAATTTGAAATTACTGCAAGAGATCAGGATAGTCAGGCCAGAACAGGATTCATAGAAACAACAAGAGGAAAAATCAGTACACCTGTATTTATGCCGGTTGGAACACTCGGGAATGTGAAGACCATCCATCAGCGTGAACTTGAAAGGGATATTCAGGCAGAGGTCATACTGGGCAATGCCTATCACTTGTATCTGCGTCCCGGAACTGAGACAATTTCTTCAGCCGGAGGACTTCACCGCTTTATCGGGTGGAACAGACATATTCTTACGGATAGTGGTGGTTATCAGATATATAGTCTTGCTCTTAACCGTAAAATCAGTGATGATGGGGTGAAGTTTCAATCTCATATTGACGGCTCAAAACATTTTATCAGCCCTGAAAAGGCAGTTGAAATCCAACGAATGATAGGAGCTGATTTTATCATGGCTTTTGATGAATGTACTTCGTGGCCTGCAGATGTTTTCGTAGCCGAAAAATCAATGAAACTTACCCACCAGTGGCTCGACAGATGCCTGAAAGCTTTTGATGATACCATTCCGCTATACGGGCATACCCAGTATTTGTTACCCATTGTACAGGGAAGTACGTATCCTGAACTCAGAAGAGAATCTGCTCAGTATATTTCAGAAAAAAACTGCATGGCAAATGCCATCGGAGGGCTGTCAGTAGGAGAACCAGCTGAACTCAGAAATGAAATGACAGAACTGGTGTGCAGCATACTTCCGGAATATCGTCCGCGTTATCTGATGGGTGTGGGCAAACCGGAAGATATTCTGGATGCGGTTTCGTTGGGAGTAGATATGTTTGATTGTGTGATTCCCACACGTAATGCACGCCATGGAATTCTATACACCATGGAAGGTGTGATCAATATCAAAAATGAAAAATGGAAACATGATTTTACTCCGGTCAATCAACCTGCGCTTTCGTTTATTGATGAATATTATTCAAAAAGCTATATCCGTCATTTATTTATTTCAGGCGAAATTCTTGCTTTGCAGATTGCTTCCCTGAGCAATCTGGTTTTTTACTTCAGGCTGATGGAAGAAATAAGACAACATATTCAGGCTGGAAATTTCTCATCATGGAGCAAAGAAATGAAAGAAAAACTTAGCAGAAGACTTTAA
- a CDS encoding glycosyltransferase produces MNELFNNIFFIPLIVALIIQLAFILVLYGHLAFRRKNNFMPADHEFVPVSVVIVARNEADNLYEHLPKILKQDYPEFEVIVVDDQSNDETLDVLKAFKKHYSNLQIVYIGQEVNERTGKKLAITLGIKKARHPLILLTDADCYPLSDKWIRYMARNYSPARPIVIGFSPYEKKKGFLNYFIQYDTFNTALNYLSFAFAGMPYMGVGRNLMYSRSLFFQHAFSGQLHIPYGDDDLFVNKIALSSNTTAEIHPDSFMVSKPHHKFIKWYRQKRRHLKTGNEYKFSHRFWLGFSWFSYPLFVLLFTGAILQNPYSYIIWGILAARYFAMWLIYSISAIKLNSARLIWTFPIMEAIYNLLYLPVMGLISRFSAKNRW; encoded by the coding sequence ATGAATGAGTTATTCAACAACATTTTTTTTATCCCTCTGATTGTCGCCCTTATTATTCAACTGGCATTTATCCTGGTTCTTTACGGACATCTTGCTTTCAGGAGAAAAAACAATTTCATGCCTGCCGATCATGAATTTGTGCCGGTTTCGGTAGTTATTGTTGCCAGAAACGAAGCAGATAACCTCTATGAACATCTTCCGAAAATTCTCAAACAGGATTATCCTGAATTTGAAGTCATTGTTGTTGATGATCAATCGAATGATGAAACTCTTGACGTTTTAAAGGCATTTAAAAAGCATTATTCAAATCTTCAGATTGTTTATATCGGGCAGGAAGTAAACGAAAGAACCGGGAAAAAGCTTGCCATCACACTCGGAATTAAAAAAGCCAGACATCCGCTTATTTTACTGACAGATGCCGACTGCTACCCACTGTCAGACAAATGGATACGATACATGGCAAGAAATTACTCTCCGGCAAGACCAATCGTTATAGGTTTTTCTCCTTATGAAAAAAAGAAGGGATTTTTAAACTACTTTATACAATATGATACTTTTAATACCGCTTTGAATTACCTCTCTTTTGCCTTTGCCGGCATGCCCTATATGGGTGTCGGACGTAATCTGATGTATTCAAGGTCTTTGTTTTTTCAACATGCTTTCAGCGGTCAGCTTCATATACCTTACGGTGATGATGACTTATTTGTCAACAAAATAGCTTTATCTTCAAACACTACTGCAGAAATTCACCCTGATTCTTTCATGGTCAGCAAGCCACACCATAAATTTATAAAATGGTACCGGCAAAAAAGACGTCATCTGAAAACCGGAAATGAATATAAATTCAGCCATCGTTTCTGGCTGGGATTTTCATGGTTCAGTTACCCGCTGTTTGTTCTTCTCTTCACCGGAGCCATACTTCAAAATCCTTATTCTTATATTATCTGGGGTATTCTGGCTGCCCGTTATTTTGCTATGTGGCTTATCTATTCCATCTCTGCCATTAAACTAAACTCTGCCCGGTTGATCTGGACTTTTCCCATCATGGAAGCCATTTATAATCTGCTTTATCTCCCTGTGATGGGATTAATTTCCCGCTTTTCCGCTAAAAACAGATGGTAG
- the rsmG gene encoding 16S rRNA (guanine(527)-N(7))-methyltransferase RsmG, whose protein sequence is MRLYFEKYFPELDDNQIALLLKYHDLLLEWNQKINLISRKDTDNIILHHLIHSLALKKIFSLKPGMKVADIGTGGGLPGIPLSIVFPESYFTLIDSIGKKIEALKDITSRLGITNISLLHARAEKITMKFDVIIGRAVAPVESFAATVGHLLTSQGKIFYWTGYSEQKARIKIHHLSDMFEEEYFTGKTIMEADKTLF, encoded by the coding sequence ATGCGCTTGTATTTTGAAAAATATTTTCCGGAACTTGACGATAATCAAATTGCTTTGTTGCTGAAATACCATGATTTACTTCTGGAATGGAATCAGAAAATTAACCTTATTTCGAGAAAAGACACTGACAACATCATCCTTCACCATCTCATCCATTCTCTTGCACTTAAAAAAATATTCAGCCTGAAGCCAGGGATGAAGGTTGCCGATATTGGAACGGGAGGAGGACTCCCGGGAATACCTCTTTCAATCGTATTCCCTGAGAGTTATTTTACCCTGATCGACAGCATTGGAAAAAAAATTGAAGCACTGAAAGACATTACATCCCGACTGGGAATCACCAATATTTCGCTCCTTCATGCAAGAGCAGAAAAGATCACCATGAAATTTGATGTGATTATTGGCCGCGCAGTTGCACCTGTTGAGTCATTTGCTGCTACTGTTGGTCATCTTTTAACATCACAGGGTAAAATATTTTATTGGACCGGATATTCAGAACAAAAAGCCCGGATAAAAATTCATCATCTGAGTGATATGTTCGAAGAAGAATATTTTACCGGAAAAACTATCATGGAAGCAGACAAAACATTGTTCTAA
- a CDS encoding zf-TFIIB domain-containing protein, with amino-acid sequence MKCPFCNDVMVILELNQIETDFCTSCKGIWLDGGELELLLQDEEAIKKLLSSFGEVHPLNEKRLRCPVCRKKMEKTGAGENHSIIIDKCINGHGIWFDSGELNRLADYAASGADNPLSAQLNDVFKFILKQ; translated from the coding sequence ATGAAATGTCCTTTCTGCAATGATGTAATGGTTATACTGGAACTCAACCAGATTGAAACAGATTTCTGTACATCCTGCAAAGGAATATGGCTGGACGGTGGAGAACTTGAGCTTCTGCTTCAGGATGAAGAAGCAATCAAAAAGCTTTTATCCAGTTTCGGAGAAGTTCATCCCCTGAATGAAAAAAGGCTCAGATGTCCGGTTTGCCGTAAAAAGATGGAGAAAACAGGTGCCGGTGAGAACCATAGCATTATCATTGATAAATGTATAAATGGTCATGGAATCTGGTTTGATTCCGGAGAATTAAATCGTCTGGCCGACTATGCGGCTAGCGGAGCTGACAACCCTTTATCTGCACAATTAAATGATGTCTTTAAATTTATACTCAAACAATAA
- a CDS encoding LemA family protein — MTTTLIILAIVILLIIIFIGMYNSLVRLRNAVKNAWSQIDVQLKRRHDLIPNLIETVKGYMVHERELLEAITKYRASAMEAQGVGNISKAEGALSGALGRLNIAMENYPDLKANQNFLALQEELSSTENKIAFSRQNYNDQVMMFNNKIEMFPSNIIAGMFNFKQAEFFEIEDKAEREVPKVSFK; from the coding sequence ATGACCACAACATTAATTATTTTAGCAATCGTTATTTTACTGATTATCATTTTTATAGGCATGTACAACAGCCTTGTACGCTTACGTAATGCCGTAAAAAATGCCTGGTCGCAGATAGATGTACAACTGAAAAGACGCCACGACCTGATTCCTAACCTCATCGAAACGGTTAAGGGATATATGGTTCATGAAAGGGAACTGCTGGAAGCCATTACCAAATACAGGGCTTCTGCCATGGAAGCTCAGGGAGTTGGCAATATTTCCAAAGCAGAAGGGGCTCTTTCAGGAGCATTGGGACGATTGAATATTGCCATGGAAAACTATCCGGACTTAAAAGCCAATCAAAACTTTCTGGCATTGCAGGAAGAACTCAGCAGCACCGAAAATAAAATTGCCTTTTCCCGACAAAATTACAATGATCAGGTCATGATGTTCAACAACAAAATCGAAATGTTTCCTTCCAATATTATTGCCGGAATGTTTAATTTCAAACAGGCTGAATTTTTTGAAATTGAAGACAAAGCAGAAAGAGAAGTTCCGAAAGTTAGTTTTAAATAA
- a CDS encoding M48 family metallopeptidase translates to MWELVRANKRKSLMLFILMGIVLLSLGYFIGLYVKPPEGGTAGLLIALAIWGILSLISFFQGNKIILAISHAKEVTPDIHPRLFNVVEEMKIAAGLPKMPKVYIINEEAPNAFATGYRPDNAAIAVTSGLLARLNRDELQGVVAHETAHIFNRDVQFMTVAGIMLGSIVLISQLFLRSMLYSGGRYRSDSKGGQGQIILLAIALIFAILAPIAAQLLYFAISRKREYLADATAVRFTRYPEGLASALEKISVNTSELKSANKVTAGMYIVNPLKREGMRLSDLSSTHPPISERIRILRSIAGGAGYLQYQKAFQQVTGKAQHIIPSSGLKEEENAALRDKPLETKTQATAKQNKRILGDLMMTVSSFTFLNCSCGLKIKVPPEFTKKQVQCPRCGNFLPLVK, encoded by the coding sequence ATGTGGGAACTTGTCAGGGCAAATAAACGTAAATCATTGATGCTGTTCATTTTAATGGGAATAGTATTGCTGAGTCTGGGTTATTTTATCGGGCTGTATGTCAAACCGCCTGAAGGTGGAACAGCCGGTTTGCTGATTGCTCTCGCCATCTGGGGCATATTATCTCTGATCAGTTTTTTTCAGGGAAACAAAATTATTCTGGCTATCAGCCATGCAAAAGAAGTTACACCTGACATTCATCCCAGATTATTCAATGTGGTTGAAGAAATGAAAATTGCAGCCGGTTTGCCAAAAATGCCTAAGGTTTACATCATCAACGAAGAAGCCCCGAACGCCTTTGCAACCGGATACAGACCTGATAATGCAGCCATTGCGGTTACCAGTGGATTGCTGGCAAGGCTCAACCGCGATGAACTCCAGGGTGTGGTCGCACATGAAACAGCGCATATTTTCAACAGGGATGTTCAGTTTATGACTGTTGCCGGGATAATGCTGGGGAGCATCGTCCTTATTTCACAGTTATTCCTGAGAAGCATGCTGTATTCAGGCGGCAGATACCGTTCCGATTCAAAAGGCGGGCAGGGACAGATTATTTTACTGGCCATCGCATTGATTTTCGCCATCCTTGCCCCCATTGCCGCACAGTTGTTATATTTTGCCATCTCACGTAAACGGGAATATCTTGCTGATGCTACTGCCGTCAGGTTTACCCGTTATCCGGAAGGACTTGCCAGTGCTCTGGAAAAAATATCTGTCAATACATCAGAACTAAAATCTGCAAATAAAGTTACTGCCGGAATGTACATTGTCAACCCTCTAAAAAGAGAAGGGATGAGGCTTTCTGACCTGAGCAGCACCCATCCACCCATTTCCGAAAGAATCAGAATACTGAGAAGTATTGCAGGAGGAGCAGGTTATCTGCAATACCAGAAAGCTTTTCAGCAGGTAACCGGGAAAGCTCAGCACATCATTCCATCCTCCGGATTAAAAGAAGAGGAAAATGCCGCGTTAAGAGATAAGCCTTTGGAAACAAAAACCCAGGCAACAGCTAAACAAAACAAACGCATACTGGGTGATCTGATGATGACAGTCAGCAGTTTTACCTTCCTGAACTGTTCGTGTGGCTTGAAAATAAAGGTTCCGCCTGAATTTACCAAAAAACAGGTACAGTGTCCGCGCTGCGGCAATTTTCTTCCATTGGTTAAATAA
- a CDS encoding aldehyde ferredoxin oxidoreductase has translation MNPQLRVLMIDASSGFYKTIKFKVGDFFGPVDLGLHLSGKYNSINIGAGLLAGSIFPGSNRLIFNGFSDCWGGFYVSAMGGAALVFDNLGVNMVSFIGKAPTPSVVYLNRVHGEEIEVEIMPVKIHHLWKEGRGGLYALMDKTLELFGNRYETEPRVLATGPAAESTDFGAIASAPVKAGKNTYVDTWAGRGGFGSKLLQKHGIAAIIYGGTYIDEDFTDRNVANKWFEEKYTKKLAAKDIESTTKYRFDPNFNTGGTFGVNYASLAGRMVSFNYQSIYFEEAERIEIHKKFILEHYLKQFNEETIQQKQQFNCGEPCAAVCKKMNNQYKKDYEPYQTMGPLCGIFDQRAAEQVNHHADSYGFDAISVGGVLSWLMECADKEYLNVKELGIREKPVFQHKNFNIVQDSMHNAGIAVQMLDNIIKGKINLSEGARKLARQWSRQKGKKILDCFVYNAFARKGWMVPNQYWTPGALAPMAIMGKYYMYYGNEFVEPRELGRLNADRMKKELILDNMGFCRFHRGWAEDMLPDIIESLYGLKNQYLENINFTASRISSRNSSVFWESGRNIDIVHRFLLRKKEIDKNDGNTFLHWLNYFNKDKDSAALDFWFEMLKGCSEVLREF, from the coding sequence ATGAACCCGCAACTGAGAGTACTGATGATTGATGCCTCCTCTGGTTTCTATAAAACCATAAAGTTTAAAGTGGGTGATTTTTTTGGCCCCGTTGATCTGGGACTTCACCTTTCAGGCAAATACAATAGTATCAATATTGGAGCCGGATTGCTGGCAGGCTCCATTTTTCCGGGATCAAACCGTTTGATTTTCAATGGATTTTCAGATTGCTGGGGTGGATTTTATGTTTCAGCAATGGGAGGTGCTGCCCTTGTGTTTGATAATCTTGGGGTAAATATGGTCAGTTTTATCGGCAAAGCACCTACTCCTTCAGTTGTTTATCTCAACAGGGTTCACGGAGAAGAAATTGAAGTGGAGATCATGCCTGTTAAAATTCATCATCTCTGGAAAGAAGGCAGAGGTGGTTTATATGCATTGATGGATAAAACCCTTGAATTGTTTGGCAACAGATATGAAACGGAGCCACGTGTATTGGCAACAGGCCCCGCTGCTGAATCCACCGACTTCGGAGCCATCGCCTCTGCACCTGTCAAAGCAGGGAAAAATACTTATGTTGACACCTGGGCCGGACGAGGTGGCTTTGGGTCTAAATTATTACAAAAACATGGTATTGCTGCCATTATTTACGGAGGCACTTACATTGATGAAGATTTTACCGACAGAAATGTCGCTAATAAATGGTTTGAGGAAAAATATACCAAAAAACTTGCAGCCAAGGATATTGAGTCCACTACCAAATACCGCTTTGACCCGAATTTTAACACTGGTGGAACTTTTGGTGTCAATTACGCTTCACTTGCCGGAAGAATGGTCTCTTTTAACTATCAGAGTATCTATTTTGAAGAAGCCGAAAGAATTGAAATCCATAAAAAATTTATTCTCGAACATTATCTGAAACAGTTTAATGAAGAAACCATTCAGCAAAAACAACAATTCAATTGTGGTGAGCCCTGTGCAGCAGTTTGCAAGAAAATGAACAACCAATACAAAAAAGATTATGAACCCTACCAGACCATGGGCCCATTGTGCGGCATCTTCGACCAGAGAGCTGCTGAGCAGGTCAACCATCATGCCGATAGCTATGGATTTGACGCTATTTCAGTAGGTGGGGTTTTGTCGTGGCTGATGGAATGTGCCGACAAGGAATACCTGAATGTTAAAGAACTGGGAATCAGGGAAAAGCCTGTTTTTCAGCATAAAAATTTCAATATCGTTCAGGACTCCATGCATAATGCCGGTATTGCTGTTCAAATGCTTGACAACATTATCAAAGGTAAAATAAACCTCAGCGAAGGAGCCAGAAAGCTGGCCAGACAATGGTCGCGTCAGAAAGGGAAAAAAATTCTGGATTGCTTTGTTTACAATGCATTTGCCAGAAAAGGCTGGATGGTCCCCAATCAGTACTGGACACCCGGTGCTTTGGCTCCGATGGCGATTATGGGAAAATATTATATGTATTACGGAAATGAATTTGTGGAACCTCGTGAATTGGGAAGGCTCAATGCCGACAGGATGAAAAAAGAGCTTATCCTCGACAATATGGGCTTTTGCCGTTTTCACAGAGGCTGGGCAGAAGACATGCTACCTGACATCATCGAGTCCCTCTATGGACTTAAAAATCAATATCTTGAGAATATTAATTTTACAGCGAGCAGAATTTCTTCCCGCAATTCCTCTGTGTTTTGGGAAAGCGGGCGAAACATTGACATCGTCCACCGCTTTTTGCTCAGGAAAAAGGAAATAGATAAAAATGACGGTAATACTTTCCTCCACTGGCTGAACTATTTCAATAAAGATAAAGATTCAGCAGCATTAGATTTCTGGTTTGAAATGCTGAAAGGCTGCAGCGAAGTTTTAAGGGAATTCTGA
- the lpxK gene encoding tetraacyldisaccharide 4'-kinase, giving the protein MMKINVVLLPLALLYDLATRIRNYLYLHNVLKVFHPPVKTIAIGNLSMGGSGKTPVAEYLIRLLSEEFGNIAYLSRGYKRKSKGFVIAGDEINYRNIGDEAFQVYRKFPNVTIMVSNNRKEAIEYFSEKTENQGLIILDDALQHRQVRCGLNILLTSYHRPYFQDFIFPAGSLRESKKYASLPDIILITKCPPSLSQKQQDDFLSKIRPLPHQSVFFTFLRYLPLYPAFSHENIDLQSLRNFHIITFTGIADTRPLEEYLNSVCKKVIPVKFQDHKEFCKKNIQRVAETFEHCQAEKKIIVTTEKDFSRIKGLETEKYLENLPLFILPVETAFYGNTGNLFKQKILDYVGKN; this is encoded by the coding sequence ATGATGAAGATAAATGTTGTACTCTTACCACTTGCGCTGCTTTACGACCTTGCCACAAGAATCAGAAACTATTTGTATCTTCACAATGTCCTTAAAGTATTCCATCCTCCCGTCAAAACAATAGCCATTGGCAACCTGAGCATGGGAGGAAGCGGAAAAACTCCCGTTGCTGAATACCTCATACGGCTTTTAAGCGAAGAGTTCGGCAACATTGCTTACCTCAGCCGTGGATATAAAAGAAAATCCAAGGGTTTTGTGATTGCCGGAGATGAAATTAATTACAGGAACATCGGTGATGAAGCCTTTCAGGTTTACAGAAAATTCCCCAACGTAACCATCATGGTAAGTAACAACCGGAAAGAGGCCATTGAATATTTTTCAGAGAAAACAGAAAACCAGGGACTTATCATCCTTGATGATGCCTTGCAACACCGTCAGGTCAGATGTGGGCTTAATATATTACTCACATCTTATCACAGGCCATACTTTCAGGATTTTATTTTTCCTGCAGGCAGTCTTCGTGAATCAAAGAAATATGCCAGCCTTCCAGACATCATTCTGATTACCAAATGTCCGCCATCGCTCAGCCAGAAACAGCAGGATGATTTTCTCAGCAAAATCAGGCCTCTTCCCCATCAATCCGTGTTTTTTACTTTCCTGCGGTACCTGCCGCTTTATCCGGCCTTTAGTCATGAAAATATTGATTTACAAAGCCTAAGAAACTTTCACATCATTACATTTACGGGAATAGCAGATACACGTCCACTTGAAGAATATCTGAATAGTGTCTGCAAAAAAGTTATTCCTGTTAAATTTCAGGATCATAAAGAATTCTGTAAGAAAAATATTCAGAGAGTTGCAGAAACATTTGAACATTGTCAGGCTGAGAAAAAAATTATCGTAACCACAGAAAAAGATTTTTCAAGGATTAAAGGCCTTGAAACAGAAAAATATTTAGAAAATTTGCCGTTGTTTATTTTACCGGTTGAAACAGCATTTTATGGTAATACCGGAAATTTGTTTAAACAAAAAATCCTTGACTATGTTGGAAAAAATTAA
- a CDS encoding purine-nucleoside phosphorylase has protein sequence MLEKIKETVSFIRQQADFQPEYGIILGTGLGGLIKEIDIIKSIDYRTLPHFPVSTVESHAGKLVFGYLEKKRVVVMQGRFHYYEGYSFQEITFPVRVLKLLGIKALIVSNACGSVNPEMKTGELMIIKDHINLLGGNPLRGKNIDELGPRFPDMSEPYKKEFIDLALSISGKLPIKVHCGVYASVQGPNLETPAEYRFLRIIGADVVGMSTVPEVIVARHARLPVFAVSVITDEGFHEENPAVTLQDVLQAAGNAEPYMTQLIKEFISQLS, from the coding sequence ATGTTGGAAAAAATTAAAGAAACAGTCAGCTTTATCAGACAACAAGCAGATTTTCAACCTGAATATGGAATCATCCTTGGTACCGGACTGGGAGGGCTGATCAAAGAAATAGACATCATCAAATCCATTGATTACAGAACATTACCTCATTTCCCTGTCTCCACTGTTGAAAGCCATGCCGGAAAACTTGTATTCGGTTATCTGGAGAAAAAAAGAGTGGTCGTCATGCAGGGACGATTTCATTATTATGAAGGCTATTCCTTTCAGGAAATCACTTTCCCTGTCAGGGTACTTAAATTATTAGGCATTAAGGCATTAATTGTTTCCAATGCCTGTGGTTCTGTCAACCCGGAGATGAAAACAGGTGAGTTAATGATCATAAAAGACCACATTAACCTGCTTGGCGGTAACCCGTTACGTGGTAAAAATATTGACGAACTGGGCCCCAGATTCCCCGATATGAGTGAGCCTTACAAAAAAGAATTCATCGACCTTGCCTTATCCATTTCCGGAAAACTTCCCATCAAAGTTCATTGCGGGGTATATGCCAGTGTACAGGGGCCAAATCTCGAGACACCAGCCGAGTATCGTTTTCTTCGCATAATCGGAGCCGATGTGGTTGGTATGTCAACGGTGCCGGAAGTAATAGTTGCCCGTCATGCCAGACTGCCGGTCTTTGCTGTGTCTGTCATTACAGATGAAGGTTTTCATGAAGAAAATCCGGCTGTTACATTACAGGATGTCCTTCAGGCTGCCGGCAATGCCGAACCCTACATGACTCAACTCATCAAAGAATTTATCAGTCAGCTTTCATGA